Proteins encoded together in one Salvelinus namaycush isolate Seneca chromosome 26, SaNama_1.0, whole genome shotgun sequence window:
- the st14b gene encoding ST14 transmembrane serine protease matriptase b: MDSLDSGTKFTPKTQDDDWENSVTFLPAPDTKKLEKNRGSKTLFVGIGLVGLAAVIALTTGLLVWHFHLRRGEVRLTKMYIGSMSITNQRFIDSYDNPNSNEFKQLAMQVSQQLKGIYSKYKDLDKYLVGSTVQAFSEGNRGSEDNVVAYYLSEFDVPIGRGSAVDAAIGSMDPMEGSPKGRMGTGRRPSSSLLINNVMSGALDARMTQALLNAPQTYSYHISENHTATLQSPGFPDSPYPPNTYVSWRLHADRGYRIKLEFDTFNLEADCQNDFIKVYDSLVPLEQQVMAEKCGYYTRNEPLSFISSGNVMLLILVTNKQKNFPGFRATYSQVPLNSQDCGGQLSGLNGTFTSPNFPSHYPPLTKCVWDIEVPKGKSVKVQFNKLLMSEPGQNNNNCPKDYVEINSEKLCGDKPYSTVVTSTVNKIVVIFNSDMSYVDSGFTAEFEAFVPTTQCEPDQIKCRNGLCKVKFWQCDGVNDCGDSTDEENCGSCKSGEFTCRTGSCISERLKCDGRADCADGSDESNCAKSLALQCSENTYKCKNNMCISKLNPECDEEEDCDDGSDEADCQCGIRPYRHSRIVGGQASIEGEWPWQVSLHIRGSSHVCGASVINDRWLVTAAHCVQDDIKVKYSQPQQWEAYLGLHVQSQTNKWTLKKNLKRIIQHPGYQADTYDNDIALMELDSPVTLNQNIWPICLPTARHYFPAGKPVWITGWGTTREGGFEASMLQKAEVRIINATVCNTLMEGQTTSNMLCAGVLDGGVDACQGDSGGPLSSMEDSGRFFLAGVVSWGDGCARRNKPGVYTQVTKYRDWIKQKTGV, from the exons ATGGATTCGTTGGATTCTGGAACGAAGTTTACCCCGAAAACGCAG GATGATGACTGGGAAAATTCTGTCACATTCTTGCCAGCCCCAGACACCAAGAAGCTGGAGAAAAATAGAGGGAGTAAAACACTTTTTGTTGGGATTGGCCTCGTGGGGTTGGCAGCAGTCATTGCGCTGACGACAGGCCTGCTGGTTTGGCATTTTCACT TGCGGAGAGGAGAGGTGCGATTGACAAAGATGTACATTGGCTCTATGAGTATCACCAACCAAAGATTTATAGATTCCTACGACAACCCCAACAGCAATGAGTTCAAACAACTGGCCATGCAGGTGTCACAGCAG CTGAAGGGGATCTACTCTAAATACAAAGATCTGGATAAATATTTAGTGGGATCCACAGTGCAAGCCTTCAG TGAAGGCAACAGAGGGAGTGAGGACAATGTAGTGGCCTACTACCTGTCTGAGTTTGATGTACCGATCGGTCGGGGGTCTGCAGTGGATGCAGCTATTGGCTCCATGGATCCGATGGAGGGAAGTCCGAAGGGGAGGATGGGGACGGGTCGCCGGCCATCCAGCTCCCTGCTCATCAACAATGTGATGTCTGGAG CTCTGGATGCACGTATGACACAGGCCTTATTGAATG CCCCCCAAACCTATTCCTATCACATCAGTGAGAATCACACGGCCACATTACAGTCACCTGGCTTTCCTGATTCTCCATACCCTCCAAACACATATGTGTCGTGGAGACTACATGCTGACCGAGGCTACAGGATTAAACTGGAGTTTGACACCTTCAACTTGGAGGCTGACTGTCAGAATGACTTCATCAAGGTGTATGACTCCCTGGTGCCATTGGAGCAGCAGGTCATGGCAGA GAAATGTGGATATTACACTCGCAATGAGCCTCTGTCGTTCATTTCCTCTGGAAACGTCATGCTGCTGATTCTGGTAACCAACAAGCAGAAGAACTTCCCTGGCTTCAGAGCCACCTACTCTCAGGTTCCCCTCAATAGCCAAG ATTGTGGTGGTCAATTATCAGGACTTAATGGCACCTTCACATCTCCAAACTTTCCCTCCCATTACCCACCTCTGACCAAGTGTGTCTGGGACATTGAG GTCCCAAAAGGGAAGTCTGTCAAGGTGCAGTTCAACAAGCTGTTGATGTCTGAGCCAGGACAGAACAATAATAATTGTCCTAAGGACTACGTAGAGATCAACAGTGAAAA GCTATGTGGCGATAAGCCATACAGCACTGTGGTCACCAGCACAGTCAACAAGATAGTAGTGATATTTAACTCTGACATGTCCTATGTGGATTCAGGTTTCACTGCTGAGTTTGAAGCCTTTGTGCCAACTACTC AGTGTGagccagatcaaatcaaatgtagaaATGGTCTTTGTAAAGTCAAGTTCTGGCAGTGTGATGGAGTCAATGACTGTGGGGACAGCACAGACGAGGAAAACTGTG GGAGTTGTAAATCAGGTGAGTTTACCTGTCGAACTGGAAGCTGTATCTCAGAGAGACTGAAATGTGATGGCCGTGCTGACTGTGCTGACGGCTCTGATGAATCAAATTGCGCAAAAT CTCTAGCCCTGCAATGCTCAGAGAATACTTACAAGTGTAAGAACAACATGTGCATCAGCAAGCTGAACCCAGAGTGCGATGAAGAAGAGGACTGTGATGATGGCTCAGACGAGGCAGACTGTC agTGTGGTATACGGCCTTACAGACACTCCCGTATTGTGGGTGGGCAGGCCTCCATTGAGGGGGAGTGGCCCTGGCAGGTTAGCCTTCACATCCGAGGGTCTAGCCATGTGTGTGGAGCCTCAGTTATCAACGACCGCTGGCTCGTCACTGCTGCCCACTGTGTCCAGGATGACATCAAAGTCAA GTATTCTCAACCTCAACAATGGGAAGCATACCTTGGACTTCATGTTCAGAGTCAGACTAACAAGTGGACGCTGAAGAAGAACCTGAAACGGATCATCCAGCACCCTGGCTACCAAGCCGACACCTATGACAATGACATAGCTCTTATGGAACTGGACAGTCCTGTCACACTCAACCAGAACATCTGGCCAATCTGCCTGCCCACGGCCAGGCATTACTTCCCTGCTGGCAAGCCAGTGTGGATCACTGGCTGGGGGACCACCagagaggggg GTTTCGAGGCATCAATGTTGCAGAAGGCAGAGGTCCGTATCATCAATGCCACAGTATGTAACACCCTGATGGAAGGGCAGACCACTTCCAACATGTTATGTGCTGGTGTACTGGACGGAGGAGTAGATGCCTGTCAG GGAGACTCTGGAGGTCCGTTGTCCTCCATGGAGGACAGTGGACGTTTCTTCTTGGCCGGAGTGGTGAGCTGGGGGGACGGCTGTGCCCGCAGGAACAAGCCTGGCGTCTACACCCAAGTCACCAAATACAGGGACTGGATAAAGCAGAAGACTGGGGTGTAG